The Populus trichocarpa isolate Nisqually-1 chromosome 2, P.trichocarpa_v4.1, whole genome shotgun sequence genome has a window encoding:
- the LOC7494059 gene encoding tyrosine-protein phosphatase RLPH2-like isoform X1 codes for MYSKAFSLSIEGQNRTTTEPKMTEAEPSNNSTLAKPRLVICIGDIHGYITKLQNLWSNLETQFDPQHFNAATIIFLGDYCDRGPDTKKVLDFLIDLPSRYPNQKHVFLSGNHDFAFAAFVGVLPEPQNGVSFKEGWKEYEESEDREGWYKGDGYENMHLQGRRWAGHIKVRFNTSKGIEYKGSIYDAGPTFTSYGVPHGSSDLLKAVPDDHKKFLADTVWVHEEDDVCIEDEEGIRHCKLIAAHAGLEEGKNVGEQLRFLKAKETHVPKIEALSGRKTVWDIPKELTEKPIIVVSGHHGKLHIDGLRLIIDEGGGFENKPVAAIALPSMKLVRDTDNLTK; via the exons ATGTACTCAAAAGCATTCTCTTTATCAATCGAAGGACAGAACAGAACCACCACGGAACCCAAAATGACAGAGGCAGAGCCAAGCAACAACAGCACGCTCGCAAAACCCAGATTAGTAATCTGCATAGGCGACATCCATGGCTACATCACAAAGCTTCAAAATCTTTGGTCAAATCTCGAAACCCAATTCGACCCCCAACACTTTAACGCTGCAACAATTATCTTCTTAGGCGATTACTGTGACAGAGGCCCAGATACCAAGAAAGTCCTAGATTTCTTGATAGACTTACCTTCAAGGTATCCAAATCAAAAGCATGTGTTTCTTTCGGGAAATCATGACTTTGCTTTTGCTGCTTTTGTTGGTGTCCTGCCTGAACCGCAAAATGGGGTGTCATTTAAGGAAGGATGGAAGGAGTATGAAGAGAGTGAGGACAGGGAAGGGTGGTATAAAGGAGACGGGTATGAGAATATGCATTTGCAAGGGAGAAGGTGGGCTGGTCATATTAAGGTGAGATTCAATACCAGTAAAGGGATTGAATATAAGGGCTCTATTTATGATGCTGGTCCCACTTTCACTTCCTATGGTGTCCCTCATGGATCTTCTG ACTTATTGAAGGCAGTTCCTGATGATCACAAGAAGTTTCTAGCTGACACGGTTTGGGTCCATGAAGAG gATGATGTGTGCATAGAGGATGAAGAAGGAATTAGACACTGTAAATTGATTGCCGCGCATGCTGGTTTAGAGGAAGGGAAAAATGTAGGCGAACAACTGAGATTTTTGAAAGCTAAGGAGACTCATGTCCCCAAGATAGAGGCTCTTAGTGGGAGGAAAACAGTTTGGGATATACCAAAG GAATTAACTGAGAAACCGATCATTGTGGTTAGCGGCCACCACGGGAAACTTCATATTGATGGTCTTAGATTGATTATTGATGAAGGTGGTGGATTTGAGAATAAACCAGTGGCTGCAATTGCGCTTCCCTCGATGAAGCTTGTTCGTGATACtgataatttgacaaaatag
- the LOC7494059 gene encoding tyrosine-protein phosphatase RLPH2-like isoform X2, which yields MYSKAFSLSIEGQNRTTTEPKMTEAEPSNNSTLAKPRLVICIGDIHGYITKLQNLWSNLETQFDPQHFNAATIIFLGDYCDRGPDTKKVLDFLIDLPSRYPNQKHVFLSGNHDFAFAAFVGVLPEPQNGVSFKEGWKEYEESEDREGWYKGDGYENMHLQGRRWAGHIKVRFNTSKGIEYKGSIYDAGPTFTSYGVPHGSSDLLKAVPDDHKKFLADTVWVHEEDDVCIEDEEGIRHCKLIAAHAGLEEGKNVGEQLRFLKAKETHVPKIEALSGRKTVWDIPKVMARYLLLIFLSETFYPNLPFSPAFFSGKGLGC from the exons ATGTACTCAAAAGCATTCTCTTTATCAATCGAAGGACAGAACAGAACCACCACGGAACCCAAAATGACAGAGGCAGAGCCAAGCAACAACAGCACGCTCGCAAAACCCAGATTAGTAATCTGCATAGGCGACATCCATGGCTACATCACAAAGCTTCAAAATCTTTGGTCAAATCTCGAAACCCAATTCGACCCCCAACACTTTAACGCTGCAACAATTATCTTCTTAGGCGATTACTGTGACAGAGGCCCAGATACCAAGAAAGTCCTAGATTTCTTGATAGACTTACCTTCAAGGTATCCAAATCAAAAGCATGTGTTTCTTTCGGGAAATCATGACTTTGCTTTTGCTGCTTTTGTTGGTGTCCTGCCTGAACCGCAAAATGGGGTGTCATTTAAGGAAGGATGGAAGGAGTATGAAGAGAGTGAGGACAGGGAAGGGTGGTATAAAGGAGACGGGTATGAGAATATGCATTTGCAAGGGAGAAGGTGGGCTGGTCATATTAAGGTGAGATTCAATACCAGTAAAGGGATTGAATATAAGGGCTCTATTTATGATGCTGGTCCCACTTTCACTTCCTATGGTGTCCCTCATGGATCTTCTG ACTTATTGAAGGCAGTTCCTGATGATCACAAGAAGTTTCTAGCTGACACGGTTTGGGTCCATGAAGAG gATGATGTGTGCATAGAGGATGAAGAAGGAATTAGACACTGTAAATTGATTGCCGCGCATGCTGGTTTAGAGGAAGGGAAAAATGTAGGCGAACAACTGAGATTTTTGAAAGCTAAGGAGACTCATGTCCCCAAGATAGAGGCTCTTAGTGGGAGGAAAACAGTTTGGGATATACCAAAGGTGATGGCTCGATAC
- the LOC7461753 gene encoding (+)-neomenthol dehydrogenase isoform X2, whose product MAQESTSLATKRYAVVTGANKGIGYEICRQLASNGILVVLTARDEKRGLEAVQKLKDSGISDDLVIYHQLDVVDPDSIVSLAEFVKNNFGKLDILVNNAGIGGVALEADAFQRAFEQAGEFPYGEQVWAEIGTQNYEMAEQCVKTNYYGARGMAEALAPLLQLSDSPRIVNVSSMLGLLKNIPNEWAKGLLNDVENLNEDRLDEVVNEFLKDFKEDLLGSKGWPTYLSAYIVAKAAMSAYTRILAKKYPSFRVNCLCPGYCKTDITTNTGPFTAAEGAENAVRLALLPDGGPSGCFFYQKQMLPCF is encoded by the exons ATGGCTCAAGAGTCCACCAGTCTTGCAACAAAGAG GTATGCAGTTGTGACAGGAGCAAACAAGGGGATTGGATATGAAATATGTAGGCAGTTGGCTTCTAATGGGATTTTGGTGGTGTTGACAGCCAGAGATGAAAAAAGGGGTCTTGAAGCTGTTCAAAAGCTGAAAGATTCTGGCATCTCTGATGACCTTGTGATTTACCATCAACTTGATGTGGTTGACCCTGATAGCATTGTTTCCCTTGCTgaatttgtgaaaaataattttggaaaacttGACATCTTG GTGAACAATGCTGGGATTGGTGGAGTTGCACTAGAGGCAGATGCTTTTCAAAGAGCCTTTGAACAAGCTGGTGAATTT CCATATGGGGAGCAAGTGTGGGCTGAAATTGGAACTCAAAATTATGAGATGGCAGAGCAATGTGTGAAAACAAACTACTATGGTGCAAGAGGAATGGCTGAAGCACTTGCGCCCCTCCTACAGTTGTCTGATTCACCAAGAATTGTAAATGTCTCTTCAATGCTGGGGCTTTTAAAG AACATACCCAATGAATGGGCCAAAGGATTGTTAAATGATGTTGAAAATCTCAATGAAGATAGACTAGACGAGGTTGTGAACGAGTTTcttaaagattttaaagaagATTTGTTGGGATCCAAAGGCTGGCCAACTTATCTGTCTGCCTATATTGTTGCTAAAGCTGCCATGAGTGCCTATACAAGGATTCTGGCCAAGAAGTATCCAAGCTTCCGCGTCAATTGTCTCTGCCCTGGCTATTGCAAAACTGACATCACTACCAACACCGGCCCCTTCACCGCTGCCGAAGGAGCCGAAAATGCTGTGAGATTGGCATTGCTGCCTGATGGTGGGCCTTCTGGTTGTTTCTTTTATCAGAAACAAATGCTACCGTGCTTTTGA